One segment of Rhodohalobacter mucosus DNA contains the following:
- a CDS encoding OFA family MFS transporter — translation MKNRWLIAASAVGIHISIGSIYAYSAWKMPLENTFGWSVTSTSLAFSIAIFVLGLSAALLGRVVERYGPSKGGLLSAAFFSVGLFGSALASYLESIWLFYLFFGVVSGIGLGLGYIAPVSTLVKWFPDRRGLATGLAIMGFGFGGLVATHLIDVFNPAEAEIVLPREVAAKEYADLQSSNPQQALAMIAGVPELKAFKENEDALMEMERSGEEESEAYMSLKEENASFRTVVIYDKSSIVTAFLALGIIYLLIMVPSSLYIAPPPPGYNEHYFGNEGASGKQKAINVPDVSAFDALKTPGFYGLWIMLFINVSCGIAVIATAKKMGYEMVRLSVEMSSILVMGISLFNGIGRIMWASLSDYIGRANTYAAFFAIQMIAFPLLANLTSNPILFMVVTFVILTCYGGGFASIPAYISDLFGLKELPTIHGFILTAWSLAGIVGPLLNAYVYEQTESYQQSLYIFGGAFVVALVVSLLMKLEMRRVQKIAADQ, via the coding sequence ATGAAAAATCGCTGGCTTATTGCGGCTTCGGCTGTTGGTATTCACATCTCGATAGGTTCTATATATGCCTACAGCGCGTGGAAAATGCCGTTGGAAAATACTTTTGGCTGGTCCGTAACCAGTACATCCCTGGCCTTCAGCATCGCTATTTTCGTACTCGGGTTATCAGCAGCTCTGTTGGGACGTGTGGTTGAGAGATACGGGCCGTCAAAGGGAGGATTGCTTTCGGCTGCTTTCTTCTCCGTCGGGCTGTTCGGTTCAGCACTTGCAAGCTACCTGGAAAGCATCTGGCTGTTCTATCTGTTTTTTGGTGTAGTAAGCGGCATCGGATTGGGGCTCGGGTATATCGCACCGGTTTCCACGCTTGTAAAATGGTTTCCTGACCGGCGCGGACTGGCAACGGGCCTGGCCATCATGGGGTTCGGTTTTGGCGGATTGGTTGCTACTCACCTGATTGATGTATTCAATCCCGCAGAGGCTGAAATCGTGCTGCCCAGGGAGGTTGCTGCCAAAGAGTATGCGGATCTTCAATCATCGAACCCTCAACAGGCATTGGCCATGATTGCGGGTGTTCCCGAGCTGAAAGCATTCAAAGAGAATGAAGATGCCCTCATGGAGATGGAACGGAGCGGAGAAGAAGAAAGCGAGGCATATATGAGCTTAAAAGAGGAGAATGCTTCGTTTCGAACAGTTGTGATTTATGATAAATCATCTATCGTGACAGCATTTCTGGCACTGGGGATTATCTATTTACTGATCATGGTTCCCAGTTCGTTATATATCGCCCCGCCGCCGCCCGGCTATAATGAACACTACTTCGGCAATGAAGGTGCTTCAGGAAAACAAAAAGCAATCAACGTCCCGGATGTTTCTGCTTTTGATGCACTGAAAACACCCGGCTTCTACGGGTTATGGATTATGCTTTTCATTAACGTATCGTGCGGTATTGCGGTGATAGCCACTGCCAAAAAGATGGGCTATGAGATGGTCCGTCTATCGGTAGAAATGTCGAGTATATTGGTGATGGGTATTTCACTGTTTAATGGAATCGGGCGAATCATGTGGGCCTCTCTTTCCGATTATATTGGACGGGCGAACACCTATGCAGCCTTTTTTGCCATTCAGATGATCGCCTTTCCGCTGCTGGCAAACCTTACATCAAACCCGATACTTTTCATGGTTGTCACGTTTGTGATTCTGACCTGCTACGGGGGTGGTTTTGCCAGCATACCAGCATACATCAGTGACCTCTTCGGACTAAAAGAGCTGCCCACCATCCACGGATTTATCTTAACGGCGTGGTCGCTCGCCGGAATCGTGGGGCCGCTGCTTAATGCGTACGTGTATGAACAAACAGAGAGCTATCAACAGAGCCTGTACATATTTGGCGGTGCTTTTGTCGTGGCGCTTGTGGTGTCGCTGCTTATGAAGCTGGAAATGCGGCGGGTGCAAAAAATTGCTGCAGACCAGTGA
- the pflB gene encoding formate C-acetyltransferase, giving the protein MKATEQNQRLPFLTDDTISQYREFKAGTWTTEIDVRNFIQKNYTPYTGDASFLEGPTDTTKLLWQQVLNLMIKEQKEGVLDADTELVSSIVSHGPGYIDKDLERVVGLQTDAPLKRSLMPFGGVRMAQKALESNGFNFSDKTKEAFDSIRKTHNDGVFDGYTSEIRSCRSSGIITGLPDAYARGRIIGDYRRVALYGMDRLIEDKNEQLDSLEIHNLNEETIRLREELNEQIRSLHELKDMAASYGFDISEPAGNATEAVQWLYFGYLAAVKEQNGAAMSFGRVSTFLDIYIQRDIDEGSLTEADAQELIDHLVMKLRMVRFMRPPEYNELFSGDPTWVTEVIGGMGLDGRTMVSKTSFRFLQTLHNLGPAPEPNLTILWSKNLPEGFKKFCVDTSIETSSLQYENDDLMRSYWGDDYGIACCVSAMKIGKQMQFFGARANLAKTLLYAINGGKDEVSGEQVGPDFAPITGDTLTYEELMPKFDAMMEWLAATYMNALNVIHFMHDKYYYERLEMALHDRDVFRTMACGIAGLSVVADSLSACKYADVRIIRDDRGLATDFETTGDFPVFGNDDDRVDSIARRLVKTFMEKLKKQPSYRNSEPTQSLLTITSNVVYGNKTGNTPDGRKKGEPFGPGANPMHGRDSNGAVASMRSVAKLPYEYAQDGISYTFSIVPGALGRTGEDRVENMVNLLDGYFNEGGHHINVNVFNRDTLVDAMEHPEKYPQLTVRVSGYAVNFNKLTKEQQMDVISRTFHENS; this is encoded by the coding sequence ATGAAAGCGACCGAACAAAATCAAAGACTACCATTTTTAACTGACGACACGATTTCTCAGTACCGCGAGTTCAAAGCCGGTACATGGACAACCGAAATTGACGTCAGGAACTTCATTCAAAAAAATTACACTCCCTATACAGGAGATGCCTCCTTTCTGGAAGGGCCGACAGATACCACGAAACTGCTTTGGCAGCAGGTGCTGAACCTGATGATCAAAGAGCAAAAAGAGGGAGTACTGGATGCCGATACCGAGCTGGTCTCTTCCATTGTTTCTCACGGGCCGGGCTATATTGACAAAGATCTGGAACGTGTGGTCGGGTTGCAGACGGATGCTCCGCTCAAGCGTTCACTGATGCCGTTCGGCGGTGTTCGAATGGCGCAAAAGGCATTGGAAAGCAACGGGTTTAATTTCTCCGACAAAACCAAAGAGGCATTCGACTCCATTCGCAAAACCCACAACGACGGTGTGTTCGACGGGTACACGTCCGAAATACGCAGCTGCCGTTCTTCAGGTATAATCACCGGGCTGCCCGACGCCTATGCCCGTGGCCGCATTATCGGTGACTATCGCAGAGTCGCTTTATACGGGATGGATCGCCTCATTGAGGATAAGAATGAGCAGCTGGACTCACTCGAAATTCATAATCTCAATGAAGAGACCATTCGTCTGCGTGAAGAGTTGAACGAGCAGATCCGTTCGCTTCACGAGCTGAAGGATATGGCTGCAAGCTATGGTTTCGACATCTCCGAACCGGCCGGCAACGCTACCGAAGCCGTTCAATGGCTCTATTTCGGATATCTGGCCGCCGTAAAAGAGCAAAACGGAGCTGCCATGTCGTTTGGCCGTGTGTCCACATTTCTGGATATATACATCCAGCGGGATATTGATGAGGGCAGCCTCACCGAAGCGGATGCGCAGGAGCTGATTGATCACCTCGTGATGAAGCTTCGCATGGTTCGCTTTATGCGTCCGCCTGAGTACAACGAACTTTTCTCCGGCGACCCCACCTGGGTAACGGAAGTAATTGGCGGTATGGGTTTGGATGGCCGCACCATGGTTTCCAAAACCTCATTCAGGTTCCTTCAGACTCTCCACAACCTGGGTCCTGCCCCCGAGCCAAACCTCACCATCCTCTGGTCAAAAAATCTCCCGGAAGGGTTTAAGAAATTTTGTGTGGATACTTCCATTGAAACCTCATCCCTGCAGTATGAGAACGATGACCTGATGCGCAGCTACTGGGGCGATGATTACGGTATAGCATGCTGTGTATCGGCCATGAAGATCGGTAAGCAGATGCAGTTCTTCGGTGCAAGGGCCAACCTTGCCAAAACACTTCTCTATGCGATCAACGGAGGTAAAGATGAGGTTTCCGGAGAGCAGGTAGGGCCTGACTTTGCCCCCATCACCGGCGACACACTCACCTATGAAGAGCTGATGCCGAAGTTTGATGCCATGATGGAGTGGCTCGCCGCCACCTATATGAATGCGCTGAATGTGATCCACTTCATGCACGACAAATATTATTATGAGCGGCTGGAGATGGCGCTCCACGACCGTGATGTATTCCGCACCATGGCGTGCGGTATCGCGGGGCTTTCAGTTGTGGCTGACTCCCTGAGTGCATGTAAATATGCAGATGTTCGAATTATACGCGACGACAGAGGCCTGGCAACCGACTTTGAAACAACCGGAGATTTCCCGGTTTTCGGCAACGATGATGACCGTGTGGACAGCATTGCAAGGAGACTGGTGAAAACATTTATGGAGAAGCTCAAAAAACAGCCTTCATATCGTAATTCAGAACCGACACAGTCGCTTCTTACCATCACATCCAATGTGGTGTACGGTAACAAAACCGGCAATACGCCAGACGGGCGCAAGAAAGGAGAGCCCTTTGGCCCGGGAGCCAACCCGATGCACGGACGTGACAGCAACGGTGCCGTAGCCAGCATGCGATCGGTTGCCAAGCTGCCCTACGAGTATGCCCAGGACGGGATCTCATACACGTTTTCCATTGTTCCGGGAGCTTTGGGGAGAACAGGGGAAGACCGCGTTGAGAATATGGTAAATCTGCTTGACGGGTATTTCAACGAGGGCGGACACCACATCAATGTTAATGTGTTTAACCGCGATACGCTGGTTGATGCCATGGAACACCCGGAAAAATATCCGCAGCTTACAGTGCGCGTTTCCGGATATGCTGTCAACTTCAACAAGCTGACCAAAGAACAGCAGATGGACGTTATTTCGCGGACTTTCCACGAAAACAGCTGA
- the pflA gene encoding pyruvate formate-lyase-activating protein, whose translation MKNVTGYLHSVETAGALDGPGIRRVLFLNGCPLNCVYCHNPDTRKYKGGTQTDAFTELRAIEKQKDMLQSMKGGVTLSGGEPLWQPKFVKAIFEGSKMMGLHTALDTSGFLGKKADDELLSFTDLVLLDIKHFDPEGYKRVTGVDLQPTLDFAERLAVIKKPVWLRFVLVPGYTDDMNAISKMAAYARRLGNVERVEVLPFHKMGEYKWEAMEMDYELYDIPEPEPVEVARAKSRFEAEGMQVF comes from the coding sequence ATGAAGAATGTAACGGGATATCTGCATTCGGTTGAAACAGCGGGGGCGCTGGATGGGCCAGGGATCCGCCGCGTCCTTTTTTTAAACGGTTGCCCGCTCAACTGCGTCTATTGCCACAACCCTGACACACGCAAATACAAAGGGGGAACCCAAACCGATGCTTTTACGGAGCTGCGGGCTATAGAGAAACAGAAAGATATGCTCCAATCCATGAAGGGAGGGGTGACGCTTTCAGGCGGGGAACCTCTTTGGCAGCCCAAATTTGTAAAAGCCATCTTTGAAGGATCCAAAATGATGGGGTTGCACACAGCGCTGGATACGTCCGGTTTTCTGGGAAAAAAGGCAGATGATGAACTGCTCTCATTCACAGACCTGGTACTGCTGGATATCAAGCACTTCGACCCGGAGGGCTATAAAAGAGTAACCGGAGTGGATCTGCAGCCTACACTCGACTTTGCAGAACGATTGGCTGTGATAAAAAAGCCCGTCTGGCTGCGTTTTGTGCTTGTTCCCGGATACACGGACGATATGAACGCCATCAGCAAAATGGCCGCGTATGCACGTCGCCTTGGAAATGTTGAGCGCGTGGAAGTACTGCCATTCCATAAAATGGGTGAGTACAAGTGGGAAGCCATGGAGATGGATTATGAACTGTATGATATCCCGGAACCGGAACCGGTAGAGGTGGCAAGGGCAAAAAGCAGATTTGAAGCGGAAGGGATGCAGGTATTTTAG
- a CDS encoding NAD-dependent epimerase/dehydratase family protein, with protein sequence MKSLNDKAVLVTGATGFLGARLAEILSTRENARVTGIGRQLDRVTWLTDRGVDLEAVNLLDTENLKSVVEGKDVIVHSAAALGGDPDMAHRVNVEATEKLVQLAGQAGVSRFVHVSTVGVYDMKGLTEVDESAPLATNHPSTYPRTKALAEVRAKEMAEKYGLELSMVRPSMIYGPGHGIWSEGMFKNIMQGNPVYLGDGSAHFNPVYIDDVVDAIILCATYPNAAGEAFNVSDGITTWHEFMGHYGQICDKEPKGLPIAMARLMAFANKIPGIKTPIDQGFIEMATSNNNFPVEKAAGQIGWKPTVPLEEGLKRTMDWLEKEVYLNNSSVK encoded by the coding sequence ATGAAATCTCTTAATGATAAAGCTGTACTGGTAACCGGCGCAACAGGCTTTTTGGGGGCGCGTCTTGCTGAAATACTCTCCACCCGGGAAAATGCGCGTGTAACCGGAATCGGAAGGCAGCTCGACCGCGTTACCTGGCTGACCGATAGAGGTGTGGACCTGGAGGCGGTGAACCTGCTGGATACGGAAAACCTTAAAAGTGTGGTTGAAGGAAAAGATGTGATCGTTCATTCGGCCGCGGCCCTTGGCGGTGATCCGGATATGGCTCACCGGGTGAACGTGGAAGCTACGGAAAAACTGGTGCAGCTGGCAGGTCAAGCCGGTGTTTCACGCTTTGTGCACGTCAGTACCGTGGGGGTTTATGATATGAAAGGCCTTACTGAAGTAGACGAATCGGCACCCCTGGCCACGAATCACCCTTCCACCTATCCGCGGACAAAGGCACTGGCGGAAGTTCGGGCCAAAGAGATGGCTGAAAAATACGGCCTTGAGCTGAGTATGGTACGGCCTTCCATGATTTACGGACCGGGACACGGAATCTGGTCGGAAGGTATGTTCAAGAATATCATGCAGGGAAACCCCGTCTATCTGGGTGACGGTTCAGCACATTTTAATCCCGTTTATATAGATGATGTGGTCGATGCCATCATCCTTTGCGCAACGTACCCAAATGCAGCCGGCGAAGCTTTTAATGTTTCAGACGGAATTACCACCTGGCATGAATTTATGGGTCATTACGGGCAGATATGCGATAAAGAACCCAAAGGCCTCCCTATAGCGATGGCCCGCCTCATGGCCTTCGCCAATAAAATACCCGGCATTAAAACTCCCATCGATCAGGGGTTTATTGAGATGGCCACATCCAATAATAACTTCCCGGTTGAAAAAGCTGCAGGACAAATTGGCTGGAAACCCACCGTACCCCTTGAAGAAGGGCTAAAAAGAACGATGGATTGGCTTGAAAAAGAAGTTTATCTGAATAATTCATCAGTAAAATGA
- a CDS encoding class I SAM-dependent methyltransferase, translating to MKTDKMKREKKPWPTKDAMVQIYEKNLWGGKNADFYSGTGSHQTDLVEPYICAVSSFLGSFDDSLVVCDLGCGDFNVGRRLVKHAKKYIAADIVPGLIERNKRKFRADNLEFRCMDIAAEEWPSGDCVILRQVLQHLSNAEIQRIVNKLAVFRYVILTEHLPEGDFIPNKDIISGQGTRLKINSGVNLQVPPFDFRAKREKRLTAIPSREDKGELVTILFET from the coding sequence ATGAAAACCGACAAAATGAAAAGAGAAAAGAAGCCCTGGCCAACCAAAGATGCCATGGTGCAGATCTACGAAAAGAATCTGTGGGGCGGAAAAAACGCGGATTTTTATTCAGGAACCGGCTCACACCAAACGGATCTTGTGGAGCCGTATATTTGTGCGGTGAGTTCATTTTTAGGATCGTTTGACGATTCGTTGGTGGTGTGTGATCTGGGTTGCGGTGACTTCAATGTGGGCCGGCGGCTTGTTAAGCATGCGAAAAAATACATCGCTGCAGACATTGTTCCGGGGCTGATCGAACGAAATAAACGGAAATTCAGGGCAGATAATCTGGAGTTTCGCTGTATGGATATTGCAGCGGAGGAGTGGCCGTCAGGCGATTGTGTAATTTTGCGGCAGGTACTTCAGCACCTGTCGAATGCAGAAATTCAGCGCATTGTGAACAAGCTAGCTGTCTTCAGGTACGTGATCCTTACGGAACACCTGCCTGAGGGTGATTTTATTCCCAACAAGGATATCATCTCTGGACAGGGGACCAGGCTGAAAATCAACAGCGGAGTAAATCTGCAGGTACCGCCTTTTGATTTCAGGGCTAAACGTGAAAAGCGGTTGACTGCAATTCCTTCAAGAGAAGACAAGGGGGAATTGGTGACAATCCTGTTTGAAACCTGA